ATAGCATGCTCCTTATCTGTTGAACTTTAGGTGAAGATTACAAGGGCAAGTGACTCAATTGAGTATTGCTGTCATTGCTGTAATCCAGTCTATAGGAATATGTTACGGCAACAGTTCCATATTTTACGTAAGCTGATGAATACACATGTTATCAGTAAAAAGAAGTATAacttaataaaaatgacaaatttagaatattaaaaaacctggcgcagcggtagagttattgccctacagcgccagagactacaatactgactatgggtgctgtctgtatggagtttgtacgttctcccggtgaccatgtgggttttctctgggagctccggtttcctcccacattccaaagacgtacaggtttgtaggctaattggcttgtaaattgttcctactgtCTGTAGGATATTGgtagtgtgcaaggatcgctggttggcgtgcactcggtgggctgaagggcctgtttccgtgctgtgactctaaactaaactaaaagtataaTCTCAAAAATGTGGTGTTCCAGTGGAATTGTCTGGACAGCACTCTTCAGCATTCCTTGTACAAAATCATCTAGAATATGCAATCATCTACACAATCATCTACACAAGGGCTCTGTTGCCAAAGCTCTGCCTACATGAATTACATTAAATTCTTATAATAACGAATGTAGGCCATACTCTACCAAAATAAACAAGTTTTAATATAATCTTCCACAAAATGCTCTCCTCCAGTTTAGTTGTATATCCACATGTACAACAGCACAGAAGTATTAATGGACTTTAGCACTACATTTAAGCTGTATTGTCCATATTCTGAAAATCACCTTCACAGTATTAGTGTGTCAGGAGAATGCTTCAAACTGTGCCATGAATAGATAAATAAAGGCTCTTGCAACTCTTTCGGAACAGTCCAGAGTCCATCTGAAAACTGAGTTCAATCAACCCTCTTTCTATTGGAtacaaattaaatattttctttaatTTCAATTGAATAAGCAATCTTTCTAAAATTAAAAAAGTACAAATATTACTTTTTAATTATGCATTTTTGCTGATTCATTAATTTGATTGTAAAATCAGTGACCCAAATAAGTGATTTTGACAATTGATACAGTTCATTGAATCTAACCATTGACCTTATTAGTTAAACCATTAATCTTACTCATCAACTTACAATTAACCATGGCGACTGACCTCAGTCTTTGGGCCTGATCATTGATCTTGACTGACTACCAATACTGACATTGGGTCTAATCAATGACAACACTaacgaagttggacaattttatactggacaattttcacatttatcaagcccattaacctacgaacctgtacgtctttggaatgtgggaggaaaccgaagatcttggagaaaacccacgcaggtcacggggagaacttacaaactccgtacagacagccgggtctccggtgctgcattttgctgtcaatggcctgtcccacttggccattttttcggcgactgccggcaacattgactgacgtatcaggtcaccgaaaaatatgtGATGAGGCGGTGACGAcgtatgacgcggcgtgacgacgcatgatgcgcggtgtttttttgtcgccgctggattttgaaatgttcaaaatcttttagagacactgatatgacgccggcaaagtcgccaagtgggacaggccctaaagcagcaactctacagctgcgccaccgtgactgcatcTGCCCTCCAACCCTCGGCCTTGACCCAATTCCGGCCACCAATGACGTCACTAGGAATGCCAGCTGGGCGCCGCGATGTGACGCTGGGCGCCGCGATGTGACGCCGGGCGCCGCGATGTGACGCCGGGCGCCGCGATGTGACGCCGGGCGCCGCGATGTGACGCCGGGCGCCGCGATGTGACGCCGGGCGCCGCGATGTGACGCCGGGCGCCGCGATGTGACGCCGGGCGCCGCGAAGTGACGCCGGACGTCGCGAAGTGACGCGGGGCGCCGCGATGGGACGCCGGACGTAGCGATGTGACGCGGGGCGCCGGGTGTGGCCAATGGCAGCGGGGTTGAGACGTGGCGCCGCGCACCGGAAGCGCTGGCCGGTTGGTATTTCCGGGACACGTCGCGGCCGCGGCCATGGAGACGCTGCTCGCGCTGCCCTTCGCGCTGCTCGAGTGCCCCAACGTGAAGCTGAAGAAGCCGGGATGGCTGCACATGCCGTCCGCCATGACCGTGTACGCCCTGGTCATCATCTCCTACTTCCTCATCACCGGTGGTGAGTGCGCTCCCGGTGCGGGTCCAGGGCTGGAGATTCCCGTTCTGAAACACGGCGGCTGgagctggagagggaggggagggaggccgggccgggccgggacgGACAATCTGTTTTATTGCAGATTTGCAACGCCTGCGGTCGATTTTTCTATTTTCCAAGTCAAAACCAGCCTGGAATATGTGTAAATTAGGCTGCGGCCCTATGCTTAATTCCTGAAGGTCTGAAGGTGTTCAGGAATTACAGAAATGCTGTAAGTACACGGTCAGTCAAGCAACATCTGAGGGAAAAGAAACGTGTTAACATTCTGGATCGGTGACCTTTCTTTGGGAAAATATTTagcttggctgcttttctgatcaATGGGTGTTTTTGCATCCTTGTATGTACCCTGGTAATGAAGAATAACGGAGGAGTAATGAAGGTAAAGGGACCTTCAGAGGGGAAAGTATTGTCATGACTTGAAACAGTTGATATTCTAAATTATACTGAAGTTTTCATGATGAACCTGGTTTTCCAAGATAATTTGATGATATTCAGTGTAGTAATGACACGAGGAGTGCTGCAGAGTTCATATTTGCTCctgtgtttaagatgcttttcgTATTTACAGGTATCATTTACGATGTAATAGTGGAGCCTCCAAGTGTGGGATCAATGACAGATGAACATGGTCATCAGAGACCTGTGGCCTTCTTGGCATACAGGTACGACAGGAACAGCACTAGTGTCGCTTTGCTTTCTCTCACCAGTTTACACCCTTTCTTCTCTATTAGTGGATTAGTGGTCTTTATTCTGGGTTATGGTTCCAAGAATTAAATATATCTTATCCATAACCATGGTTTTGCTATTTTTTCTAACTTAACCACATTAGAATTGAGCTTTGGCATGCTCTAATGTCCTAGAGCTGAACATTACTGAACCAGCCCCTTtgccccaccttgtccatgctgaccaagttggcatattgggctagtcctatttgcctgcgctTTGCTCATATCCATCTAAAACCCACCTATTCAGAAgtctgtgcaaatgtcttttccAGGTCTTAATTGTAACtgcttctacagcttcctctgacaGATCATTCAAGATATGGATTACCATTTGAGTGAGAAGTTTGCCCCTGACATCCATCTaaaatctctcctctctcaccgtaAGCCAATACTGTTTAGTTTTAGCATTACCTACCCTCGGAAAAAGGTGACCATTCACCTTCTCCATgcttctcatgatcttgtacatctcaataagactcctgaaaa
The sequence above is a segment of the Amblyraja radiata isolate CabotCenter1 chromosome 1, sAmbRad1.1.pri, whole genome shotgun sequence genome. Coding sequences within it:
- the ostc gene encoding oligosaccharyltransferase complex subunit OSTC, whose product is METLLALPFALLECPNVKLKKPGWLHMPSAMTVYALVIISYFLITGGIIYDVIVEPPSVGSMTDEHGHQRPVAFLAYRVNGQYIMEGLASSFLFTMGGLGFIILDRSNAPNIPKLNRFLLLFIGFVSVLLSFFMARVFMRMKLPGYLMG